The Falco naumanni isolate bFalNau1 chromosome 1, bFalNau1.pat, whole genome shotgun sequence genome window below encodes:
- the NDEL1 gene encoding nuclear distribution protein nudE-like 1 isoform X1: MDSEEIPTFLSPKEETAYWKELSLKYKQSFQEAREELAEFQEGSRELEAELEAQLVQAEQRNRDLQADNQRLKYEVETLKEKLEHQYAQSYKQVSLLEDDLSQTRAIKDQLHKYVRELEQANDDLERAKRATIVSLEDFEQRLNQAIERNAFLESELDDKESLLVSVQRLKDEARDLRQELAVRERQQEVTRKSAPSSPTLDCEKMDSAVQASLSLPATPVGKGSENSFPSPKAIPNGFGTSPLTPSARISALNIVGDLLRKVGALESKLAACRNFAKDQASRKSYISGNVNSSMMNSNGTKYPHPGHTSFFDKGAVNGFDQGPPGLGASRPSSAPGMLPLSV, from the exons ATGGACAGTGAAGAAATCCCGACCTTTTTGAGTCCAAAGGAGGAAACTGCATATTGGAAAGAGCTTTCCTTGAAGTACAAACAGAG CTTCCAGGAAGCTCGCGAAGAGCTGGCTGAGTTTcaggagggaagcagagaattAGAAGCTGAGTTGGAGGCACAGCTAGTCCAAGCTGAGCAGAGGAATAGAGATTTGCAAGCAGATAACCAAAGGCTGAAGTATGAAGTGGAAACATTAAAG gaGAAACTGGAGCACCAGTATGCACAAAGTTACAAGCAAGTGTCGTTGTTAGAGGATGACCTGAGCCAGACACGGGCCATTAAAGATCAGCTGCATAAGTATGtgagggagctggagcaggccAACGATGACTTGGAACGTGCAAAGAG GGCAACAATAGTTTCACTGGAAGACTTTGAACAAAGGCTGAACCAAGCTATTGAGAGAAATGCGTTTTTAGAAAGTGAACTGGATGACAAGGAATCGTTGCTAGTTTCTGTACAGAGATTAAAGGATGAAGCGAGAG ACTTACGGCAAGAGCTGGCAGTACGGGAAAGACAACAAGAAGTCACCCGAAAGTCAGCACCCAGTTCTCCGACTCTAGACTGTGAAAAGATGGATTCAGCTGTCCAGGCATCTCTCTCCTTGCCAGCTACGCCTGTTGGAAAAGGATcagaaaatagttttccttccccaaaag CTATACCAAATGGATTTGGTACCAGCCCCCTTACTCCTTCAGCTAGAATATCTGCACTCAACATTGTGGGAGATCTATTACGGAAAGTGGGG GCCTTAGAATCCAAATTAGCTGCTTGCAGAAATTTTGCAAAGGACCAGGCATCACGGAAATCCTATATTTCAGGGAACGTTAACAGCAGCATGATGAACAGCAATGGCACAAAGTACCCTCATCCGGGGCATACTTCTTTCTTTGACAAAGG GGCAGTAAACGGCTTTGATCAAGGTCCTCCTGGACTGGGAGCCTCTCGACCATCCTCAGCGCCTGGCATGCTCCCCCTGAGTGTATGA
- the NDEL1 gene encoding nuclear distribution protein nudE-like 1 isoform X2, protein MDSEEIPTFLSPKEETAYWKELSLKYKQSFQEAREELAEFQEGSRELEAELEAQLVQAEQRNRDLQADNQRLKYEVETLKEKLEHQYAQSYKQVSLLEDDLSQTRAIKDQLHKYVRELEQANDDLERAKRATIVSLEDFEQRLNQAIERNAFLESELDDKESLLVSVQRLKDEARDLRQELAVRERQQEVTRKSAPSSPTLDCEKMDSAVQASLSLPATPVGKGSENSFPSPKAIPNGFGTSPLTPSARISALNIVGDLLRKVGALESKLAACRNFAKDQASRKSYISGNVNSSMMNSNGTKYPHPGHTSFFDKGREKVIFPTLVMGQ, encoded by the exons ATGGACAGTGAAGAAATCCCGACCTTTTTGAGTCCAAAGGAGGAAACTGCATATTGGAAAGAGCTTTCCTTGAAGTACAAACAGAG CTTCCAGGAAGCTCGCGAAGAGCTGGCTGAGTTTcaggagggaagcagagaattAGAAGCTGAGTTGGAGGCACAGCTAGTCCAAGCTGAGCAGAGGAATAGAGATTTGCAAGCAGATAACCAAAGGCTGAAGTATGAAGTGGAAACATTAAAG gaGAAACTGGAGCACCAGTATGCACAAAGTTACAAGCAAGTGTCGTTGTTAGAGGATGACCTGAGCCAGACACGGGCCATTAAAGATCAGCTGCATAAGTATGtgagggagctggagcaggccAACGATGACTTGGAACGTGCAAAGAG GGCAACAATAGTTTCACTGGAAGACTTTGAACAAAGGCTGAACCAAGCTATTGAGAGAAATGCGTTTTTAGAAAGTGAACTGGATGACAAGGAATCGTTGCTAGTTTCTGTACAGAGATTAAAGGATGAAGCGAGAG ACTTACGGCAAGAGCTGGCAGTACGGGAAAGACAACAAGAAGTCACCCGAAAGTCAGCACCCAGTTCTCCGACTCTAGACTGTGAAAAGATGGATTCAGCTGTCCAGGCATCTCTCTCCTTGCCAGCTACGCCTGTTGGAAAAGGATcagaaaatagttttccttccccaaaag CTATACCAAATGGATTTGGTACCAGCCCCCTTACTCCTTCAGCTAGAATATCTGCACTCAACATTGTGGGAGATCTATTACGGAAAGTGGGG GCCTTAGAATCCAAATTAGCTGCTTGCAGAAATTTTGCAAAGGACCAGGCATCACGGAAATCCTATATTTCAGGGAACGTTAACAGCAGCATGATGAACAGCAATGGCACAAAGTACCCTCATCCGGGGCATACTTCTTTCTTTGACAAAGG GCGTGAAAAGGTCATATTCCCCACCTTGGTCATGG GGCAGTAA
- the NDEL1 gene encoding nuclear distribution protein nudE-like 1 isoform X3 produces MDSEEIPTFLSPKEETAYWKELSLKYKQSFQEAREELAEFQEGSRELEAELEAQLVQAEQRNRDLQADNQRLKYEVETLKEKLEHQYAQSYKQVSLLEDDLSQTRAIKDQLHKYVRELEQANDDLERAKRATIVSLEDFEQRLNQAIERNAFLESELDDKESLLVSVQRLKDEARDLRQELAVRERQQEVTRKSAPSSPTLDCEKMDSAVQASLSLPATPVGKGSENSFPSPKAIPNGFGTSPLTPSARISALNIVGDLLRKVGALESKLAACRNFAKDQASRKSYISGNVNSSMMNSNGTKYPHPGHTSFFDKGNP; encoded by the exons ATGGACAGTGAAGAAATCCCGACCTTTTTGAGTCCAAAGGAGGAAACTGCATATTGGAAAGAGCTTTCCTTGAAGTACAAACAGAG CTTCCAGGAAGCTCGCGAAGAGCTGGCTGAGTTTcaggagggaagcagagaattAGAAGCTGAGTTGGAGGCACAGCTAGTCCAAGCTGAGCAGAGGAATAGAGATTTGCAAGCAGATAACCAAAGGCTGAAGTATGAAGTGGAAACATTAAAG gaGAAACTGGAGCACCAGTATGCACAAAGTTACAAGCAAGTGTCGTTGTTAGAGGATGACCTGAGCCAGACACGGGCCATTAAAGATCAGCTGCATAAGTATGtgagggagctggagcaggccAACGATGACTTGGAACGTGCAAAGAG GGCAACAATAGTTTCACTGGAAGACTTTGAACAAAGGCTGAACCAAGCTATTGAGAGAAATGCGTTTTTAGAAAGTGAACTGGATGACAAGGAATCGTTGCTAGTTTCTGTACAGAGATTAAAGGATGAAGCGAGAG ACTTACGGCAAGAGCTGGCAGTACGGGAAAGACAACAAGAAGTCACCCGAAAGTCAGCACCCAGTTCTCCGACTCTAGACTGTGAAAAGATGGATTCAGCTGTCCAGGCATCTCTCTCCTTGCCAGCTACGCCTGTTGGAAAAGGATcagaaaatagttttccttccccaaaag CTATACCAAATGGATTTGGTACCAGCCCCCTTACTCCTTCAGCTAGAATATCTGCACTCAACATTGTGGGAGATCTATTACGGAAAGTGGGG GCCTTAGAATCCAAATTAGCTGCTTGCAGAAATTTTGCAAAGGACCAGGCATCACGGAAATCCTATATTTCAGGGAACGTTAACAGCAGCATGATGAACAGCAATGGCACAAAGTACCCTCATCCGGGGCATACTTCTTTCTTTGACAAAGG AAATCCATGA